The Gloeobacter violaceus PCC 7421 DNA window CCCATCCGCGTCCCGATAGCCCAGATCCCCCGAGCGCAACCAGCCGTCCAGAAATACCGCTGCGCTCGCCTCCGGCCGGTTGTGGTAGCCCTTGAAGACATGGGGGCCGCGGATCAACAACTCGCCCACCTGGCGCTCGCCCAGCAAGGCACCGGTTTGCGGGTCGCAGATAGCCAGTTCCGGTCCCCCCGGCAGGGGCTTGCCGATCGAGCCGGGCCGGACCGGGCCGGGCAGGGGATTGAGGGTGGTGCTGCTGACGCATTCGGTGAGGCCGTAGCCCTGGCGGACGATGTCCCCGAAGCGGGCGCGAAAGTCCGCCTCCACCTGGGGGTGCAGGGCGCTGCCGCCGCAACAGACGCACCGCAGGTTCTCCGTCAGCCGAAAGTCCGCCGGAAAACGCAGCAGCGTCGAGAGCAGATTCGGCACGGCGATCAAAAAGCTCAAGCGCGGATCGCGCAGGTGCTCCATCAGACGCTTGGGGGTGAGCCGGTGCTCGAAGGTGACCGACGCTCCCATCAGCGCAAAGAGCACCAGGGCCACCATGCATCCGAACGAATGGAACAACGGCAGGACACACAGCAGGTGGTCCTTCGGCGTGCCTTCGATGGCTATCCGGCTGCTCTGGGCGATGGCCCAGAAGTTGCCGTGGGTGAGCAGGGCGGCTTTCGGTTCACCGGTAGTTCCGGAAGTGTACAGCAGTGCGGCGGTATCCGTCGGGTGGATCCGCTGGATGCCGCTGCGCCCGGCAGTCGCCGTCAGCTCGGCAAAGCTCAGATCCCCGGCCGGGACCTCGCCGCCCACGACGATAAAAGTCAACATCGGCGGCAGACAGCGCAGCGGCGCCAGGGTCGGCAGCAAATCGGCGGTGGTGATCACCGCCTGGGCCTGTGAATCGAGCAAGATATGCCGCAACTCGCGCAGGGTCAGCTGGGGATTGATCAGTACGGGTTGCGCCCCCAACCACCACAGGCCGTACATGGCCAGGCCGTATTCGGGAAGATTCGGCAGCATCACGGCGATCCGGCAACCGGGGGCGTACCCGAGCCGCCGCAGGCCGGTCGCCAAATTTTCGCTCGCGCGCACCACCTGGTTGTAGGTATAGGAGCGGCCGTCGCCGGTGAAGAGGGTTTTGCGGGGCGTATTTTCGAGCCCCTCGTCCAGGATGTAGGCAAGATTCATCGCGGCGATCTCCTTGAAATCGGCTCCGGGCTGTGCCAGCAGTGCACCTGCCCGCTCGAACCTTCCACAGCCAGAGCTGCCGGATAATCCGGCCAGGGCAACAGGTCCAACAGCACCCAGCGCCCGGCTTCTCCAGATTCCTCCCGACTTTGCAGGAGTGCTGCCGGTGCGTCCGGTGCGAGCGAAACTGTGTAGCGGTCGGGAGCGAGTGCGAAGCCATATCCCCTGGCTTTGGCGTAGGCCTCTTTGCGCGTCCAGCAACGAAAAAAAGCGGCGCGGCGCTGGTAGGGCGCGAGGGCTTTGAATACCCGGTTTTCGTCCTCGGAGAAAGCGACACGCGCAAGCTGATCGAAATTGGCGAGCGGTCGATCCCATTCGAGATCGACGCCG harbors:
- a CDS encoding long-chain-fatty-acid--CoA ligase, whose product is MNLAYILDEGLENTPRKTLFTGDGRSYTYNQVVRASENLATGLRRLGYAPGCRIAVMLPNLPEYGLAMYGLWWLGAQPVLINPQLTLRELRHILLDSQAQAVITTADLLPTLAPLRCLPPMLTFIVVGGEVPAGDLSFAELTATAGRSGIQRIHPTDTAALLYTSGTTGEPKAALLTHGNFWAIAQSSRIAIEGTPKDHLLCVLPLFHSFGCMVALVLFALMGASVTFEHRLTPKRLMEHLRDPRLSFLIAVPNLLSTLLRFPADFRLTENLRCVCCGGSALHPQVEADFRARFGDIVRQGYGLTECVSSTTLNPLPGPVRPGSIGKPLPGGPELAICDPQTGALLGERQVGELLIRGPHVFKGYHNRPEASAAVFLDGWLRSGDLGYRDADGYYFVVDRIKDVIIVSGQNVYSQEVEKVLLSHRAVREAAVVGDPDPDKGEVVHAYVSLHEGATVGEAELVHYARSQLAPIKVPRRLTVVEALPKSPTGRILKRRLRPQAAAADPEASGVEVEHHANGGAPAAAGALPCKK
- a CDS encoding 4'-phosphopantetheinyl transferase family protein produces the protein MVAIEAPWRPTAAPPVLTPAAVHIWQADLDWPAAPLPVLERTLCPQERSRAERFCFEQHRRRFIVGRATLRMLLGLYLQSEPACVPISYGAHGKPLLADGAHPLRFNLSHSQGKAVYAFSCGREVGVDLEWDRPLANFDQLARVAFSEDENRVFKALAPYQRRAAFFRCWTRKEAYAKARGYGFALAPDRYTVSLAPDAPAALLQSREESGEAGRWVLLDLLPWPDYPAALAVEGSSGQVHCWHSPEPISRRSPR